In one window of Rhinoderma darwinii isolate aRhiDar2 chromosome 7, aRhiDar2.hap1, whole genome shotgun sequence DNA:
- the KLF15 gene encoding Krueppel-like factor 15, with amino-acid sequence MVDHLLLTDECFSNTQSTFGYTTEMLMGGRSYQMLPSPTSEDDSDSSSFRSCSSPDSQVLSSSYGSTCSVESQDSILDYLLSQTSLGNTSLSWWDKRKHPSMVKEEFFKVPDFGVDMDETSLFHPTLDEIEEFLEENMKTDLKVETQQELRNCGHLLSEQFKQAPMVTNNTKEDTKEQSNITSQEEPGSRSPDALAVEGGIPVILQIQPIEIKQEFNTNQASPSQFPDNIKVAQLLVNIQGQTFALVPQLVQSSNMSSKFVRIAPVPIAAKPLGPSGGAQEQSGILVGQKYEKNPATELIKMHKCTFPGCTKMYTKSSHLKAHLRRHTGEKPFACTWPGCGWRFSRSDELSRHRRSHSGVKPYQCAVCEKKFARSDHLSKHIKVHRFPRSSRSTRLSN; translated from the exons ATGGTGGATCATTTGCTTCTTACAGATGAATGCTTCTCGAACACACAGTCAACCTTTGGATACACAACGGAGATGCTGATGGGAGGAAGGAGCTATCAGATGTTACCGTCTCCCACTTCGGAGGATGACAGTGACTCTTCCAGTTTCCGTTCCTGTTCCAGTCCTGATTCCCAGGTCCTAAGCTCCAGCTATGGTAGTACGTGCAGTGTGGAGAGTCAGGACAGTATTCTAGACTATCTTTTGTCCCAAACGTCATTGGGCAACACCTCTTTATCTTGGTGGGACAAAAGAAAACATCCTTCAATGGTCAAAGAGGAGTTCTTCAAAGTTCCCGATTTTGGGGTGGACATGGACGAGACATCACTGTTTCATCCCACCTTGGATGAAATTGAGGAGTTTCTTGAGGAAAACATGAAAACCGACTTAAAGGTTGAAACCCAACAGGAACTGAGGAACTGTGGTCATTTGCTTTCGGAACAGTTCAAGCAGGCGCCTATGGTGACCAACAACACAAAGGAGGATACAAAAGAGCAGTCAAATATCACATCGCAAGAGGAACCCGGTAGCAGAAGTCCAGACGCCCTTGCTGTCGAAGGTGGAATTCCGGTTATACTGCAGATCCAACCCATAGAGATCAAACAAGAGTTCAACACCAACCAAGCCTCGCCGTCGCAGTTTCCAGATAACATTAAAGTAGCGCAACTTCTAGTTAACATTCAAGGTCAGACCTTTGCTCTGGTCCCACAACTGGTCCAGTCATCAAACATGTCTTCCAAATTTGTCCGCATTGCTCCAGTGCCCATTGCTGCTAAACCTCTGGGCCCAAGTGGCGGAGCTCAGGAACAATCTGGTATCCTGGTTGGACAGAAGTACGAAAAAAATCCAGCTACAGAACTCATAAAAATGCACAAATGTACTTTTCCTGGATGTACAAAAATGTACACCAAGAGTAGCCACCTCAAGGCTCACCTGCGCAGACACACGGGGGAGAAGCCGTTTGCTTGCACGTGGCCTGGATGTGGATGGAG gttttcccGGTCTGATGAGTTATCCCGACACCGCCGCTCACATTCTGGCGTGAAACCGTACCAGTGCGCAGTCTGCGAAAAGAAATTTGCTCGCAGTGACCACCTGTCCAAACACATTAAGGTGCACAGATTTCCCCGGAGCAGCCGTTCTACGCGTTTATCAAACTGA